The following proteins come from a genomic window of Pseudomonas sp. J452:
- the tolQ gene encoding protein TolQ, whose translation MHPTLEQMTVWSLIGDASLLVKLVMLILLGASLASWYLIVQRSLLLGRSERLLKDFQKRFRQQGDLAALYREGGESADSDAALEQIFRAGYTEFAHLKREPGISGEAVSDGVERSLLVAIAEQEERLEKGLPFLATVGSVSPYIGLFGTVWGIMNSFIGLSQVQQATLSTVAPGIAEALIATAIGLFAAIPAVIAYNRFAARVATLSTRFYAFGNELQARLHRKLQAAPGIAQAA comes from the coding sequence ATGCACCCCACCCTCGAACAGATGACCGTCTGGAGCCTGATCGGCGACGCCAGCCTGCTGGTCAAACTGGTCATGCTTATCCTGCTCGGCGCCTCGCTGGCCAGCTGGTACCTGATCGTCCAGCGCAGCCTGCTGCTGGGCCGCAGCGAACGGCTGCTGAAGGATTTCCAGAAGCGCTTCCGCCAGCAGGGCGACCTCGCCGCACTGTACCGCGAAGGCGGCGAAAGCGCCGACAGCGATGCCGCGCTGGAGCAGATCTTCCGCGCCGGCTACACCGAGTTCGCCCACCTCAAGCGCGAGCCCGGCATCAGCGGCGAGGCGGTGAGCGACGGTGTCGAACGCAGCCTGCTGGTGGCCATCGCCGAGCAGGAAGAACGCCTGGAAAAGGGACTGCCGTTCCTCGCCACGGTCGGCTCGGTCAGCCCCTATATCGGCCTGTTCGGCACCGTGTGGGGGATCATGAATTCCTTTATCGGCCTGTCCCAGGTGCAGCAGGCGACCCTCAGCACCGTCGCCCCAGGTATCGCCGAGGCGCTGATCGCCACCGCCATCGGCCTGTTCGCGGCGATTCCCGCGGTGATCGCCTACAACCGCTTCGCCGCCCGTGTGGCCACCCTCAGCACGCGCTTCTACGCCTTCGGCAACGAGCTGCAGGCGCGCCTGCATCGCAAGCTGCAGGCCGCGCCGGGCATCGCCCAGGCCGCCTGA